The DNA sequence tacctctcctgcCAGCTTAGTATCatttgtgaacttgctgagggtgcaatccatcctatcatccagatcattaatgaagatgttgaacaaaaccggccctgggacagacccctggggcactccgcttgataccacctgccaactagacatcaagccattgatcatgACCCcatgatttagccagctttctatccaccttatagtccattcatccagcccatacttctttaacttgctggcaaaaatactgtgggagaccgtatcaaaagctttgctaaagtcaagatatatcatgtccaccactttctccatatccacagagccagttatctcagtagatctcaaagaactttgcCAAGGAGGTCAGTAGCCGTCTCCtggattttacaaatggggaaaccgaggcatagaATGCAGCAGTGACTTGCCCCAGAGCATTCAGTctgccaatggcagagccaggaatagtacCAAGGCCTCCTGAGACCTGGTTCAGGTCTCTATCGACCCTGACAGTAAGCTCCCTCATGCAAGATctgtctctttcctctctctttatacagtgcctagcaaggTGGGCTTGTGGCCATGACTAGACCGCCCActgggttctagccctggctctggcaggggaatgggggctaGTTTTAAAGCAATGGCTATTTCTTAGGTGGTTGCTCTGATAAGACAGTGTCCGAATGTTGATTTCCATTTATGGTTTGCAGCTTTTCTATTTAGAGAGCAAGTGGGGGTGGAGCATGTAGTAGACACAGAGTTAAGGGGAGTGAACTCAACACACAGGGCAGTACTGAGGCGAAGACAGACAAACAGACGCTTTGCTGGGCATTCGAGTCTCTGGGCTGGGTATGTGTTTTCACCACTTGCTGCCCAGGTGAGTCTGACGTTGTTGGGTTTGAAGGGGAATTTCCTTGCTAAGGCCACCTAGAAACCACAGACATTTGCTATTGCTATTGTAAAGGCAAACCAGTTGGATTCCCTGCCATGGAGTATCAGTGGTGTTAGCCCGTGAAACTCCCACCACTGGGTATTCGTGGTGTTGGCCTGTGAAACTCCCTGCTACTGGGTATCTGTGGGGTTAGACTGTGAGACTCCCTGCCATCGGGTAGCACTGGGGTTAACATGGGGCACTCAGTAGACAGAGATAGTAGATGAGATCTGTAATGTGGGTAAATTTTCGCTCTTGTTTCATGGTAATCAGATGAGGTGCTCCCCATTAGAAGTGTCTAAGAAACAGGATCCCACCGTCCCTCCCAgtgcccaggagtcctgcctcccagtccctCCACCATTCTCTAATCATTAGGCCTTTCTACAGAGCTAATGAGGCTGTGGATTGAGATTTCCTGTGTTACAATGAGGGTGAGAAGGACCCTGCAAACTCTCATGAGTCAGGGTGTAGCAGCAGTTCCTGTGGCTGGCAGATAAGCACAAGagatggggatgggagggggaggggtggatttttcttccttgtagcagtgagttccactggcACCAGCTTCTGCATGCTAGGAGTCAACAGCACCAATTCCCCCGCACCCCCAACTGAGTAGGCCtgatcccctgccctggggccagattggAGCTGGCCaaactagaggggaaaggccccaggacccattccctgttcccttgAGCCAGCCACACATCCAGATCACAGCTATGTGGTATTCTCTGCATAGCTGTATGTTTGATCTACTAGAGTGTCCCCTTCTCCACTCCTCCCACGTCTGCTATCCCCCTTGTCCTCCTCTATTGCTCACAGCTCTAtcctgtagcagtgagttccaccagCTATAGCCCAGTTTCTGAGAATATCCAGGCTGGATATTCTGGAGGACCAAAGGGTGCCCAGTGAGGTCCTCTCCAATGTTACCTTCCTACCCCAATCTGGTACTAATCACTTCTCCTCTTCCACTCTCCCTTTTTGCCTCCACTGTCATCCCTTCCAACCCCTCTTCTGTCTCTTCCCAGGGTACCATGGAACAAGATATCTCGGCACTCCCACCAACCACAGTGGCAAATTCCAGCAAGACCACAGAGATCACAAAGATCTCTCACCTGGCCTCTGCTGTTTTGCTCTTCATCACCTTCCTGGTGGGTGTGGTGGGGAACGGGATGTTCCTGTGGgtgctggggctgaagatgagGAGGACGGTGACCACGCTCTGGTTCCTTCACCTGGTCTCCTGCTACCTTCTCTTCACCCTGCTGATCCCCTTCTTCGCCATCTATGTCCTCCTGGGTTTCCACTGGGTCTTTGGCCTGGCCATGTGCAAGCTTCTCAATGCCTTCGGTTCCATGGGCATGTTCTCCTCCGTCTTCCTTCTCACACTCATCAGTCTGGACCGCTACAccctcactcaccatcccattTGGTCGAGGAATCACCGCACCATGCCCCGGGCATGGAAGCTGGTCGTGGGCGTGTGGCTGGCCTCCTTCAGTCTCAGTGCTCCCTACTTGGCTTTCCGGGAGACCCGCGTGGTGGACAGGAGCAGGATTACCTGCATCAATAATTACAACATCTCCGGGAACTGGAATGGAGCGGAGACGCAGAACCTGGGCAGACAGACCCACCTGGCCATCTTCATGGTCCGGTTCCTGCTGGGATTCCTGCTGCCCTTCTGCACCATCGTGGGATGCTATGTCCGCGTGGGGCTGAAGATGAAGGAGAAGAAACTGTCATGGGCAGGGAAGCCCTTCAAAGTCATGATGGCCACGATGGTTTCCTTCTTCCTTGGCTGGCTGCCCTACCACCTCTACCACGGCTTGAAGCTCTACGAGAAGGAGGTGCCAGAGTCAGTGACAGATGCCCTCCTGGTAATTTACACCTTAACATCCTGCTTCAATGCCTCCTTCTCTCCCATCCTCTACCTCTTTGTGGGAGAGAAGTTCTGGCAGGTCTTCAGGACGTCTCTTATCACTCTGGCCAAAGAGGCTTTTGTTGATGATCTCAGTGCCCCTGAATCTAATGGAAGACAGGTGTCAGAAGTTGAGAAATCAAAAGAAGAGATGGTCTGAAGGTGCCCAGACTTAGGGAGAGTTGAAAACTTGGCATCCCTTTTGTTCCTAGATTCCTGCTGGTTCTGAAAGCTGATGGGATCGAGGTATCTCATTGTTTATAAACCCCTCAGTATCCCTGGATTCTAGATTCCCTGCTGTCTCCAGAATCCCATATGTTCTAGGTCCCATACATTCtagtggggaagtgacttgggcaaggtcacccagcaggtcagtggcagaactggaacaAACGCCTGTCTCCTTCATCCCAGATGAGGTTTCTTTCTATTTCATCTTCTTACACATTGAGCTTTCTGGGACTGGTtctgtctttttgctctgtgtttgtaccgcacctagcacagCGGGGTTCTGGGCCAGGATTGGGGCTCCCAGCactactgaaatgaaaaaaaataataatgattccCAGGTTTTCCTTGAACTGCATAGTTTCTGTAAGGTTTGTGGGGCATCTCTGACCTAATTTACAAACACCTTGTGACCAGCTCACTGGGATATTTCATGTGGGGAGGCTCTGGCTTAGTTTAAGAGTGGCCAGTAAGGAAAACAGGATGATAGAATAAAGAGGTGCACCAGAGAATCCACCTGTCCATGAACATTCCAGGGTGGTGAAGAGAGAACCTCCAAGCTAATAAAAGTAACTCTGTATGGAGTATGGGCGATCATTCATAATATTATGGATACAAAATTGTATTGGAACATACCTGATATGCCGTGTAAGCTATCAGTGGAAAAGTTATCATTTGATAAATATGATATGCTTGTTTAGGTGTATGCATTCTTTTTGTATCATAAGTTGTAAATATGTGTGGTATATTGATATCTCAAATCTGTGCTGTGTGTCTGGGTGACATCCCCAGATAGATTACATCAGCACTGTCCAGGTTGTTCGATGGCCCATCAAGAATTGGCTGGCAGTgttgtattttgggtaagatccaaaccagTATTGATCTGAgaatgtggctggccctttggggattAGAAGAACATTTTATATAGTTAAAATTCTATTAAGTAACTTCTCACTTTACTGAACCTATCTTCTGACTGGAAACCTAAgattggaatgcaataaagggagctgtgggatttctttcttttttcttgtcttcttgataaccagtgcgGTGGATCAGGAGCACAGCTTATGACTGGTTGGTGAATCTAACTACAGTGTTAACAACCAgttttgggagaatctgctctcctttttgcagcctgccctgatcttggcattttcagtgtgggCTGCCCTGTGCACCTCTGGTCAAAGGTCACAGTAACTGTGAAGATCCCACCTGCCAACTCCAGCTAAGTTACAAAACCTTGGCCAAGTCTGGGGCCAAGCAGATCCAAAAGATGATAAAGAGTTAAAAAGGTCCTCCCTTGttgattcttcatcactggcaatttttaaagcaGGACTGGATGGTATTTCTAAtggatctgctctagttcaacaaAGGACTAATTCAGGGACGTTCTCATCAGGTTAGACTAGGGGACCACCATGctgcttctggccttggaatctctgattcTATCCAGACGTCAGGCAGATGTTGTTGAGGTGCTGTACCAGTTGTCACCTGGACCCACTGGGGTATTTCAGGAAGCCAGGCCTGTGTGGGCCACCACTCCTGCGTGGAGGGCTGGGCAAAGTTAGACATGCGCGTAGCCtctctgttttaaaaatcttttctcaTTGCTACTGTTCAGAGGAAACAAGACTGCCAAACATGACAAATACTACCTCTTGCTGATTCATAATTTAATATGATCTCATGTATTCTAGGAATCCTGGACAGTTCTTAACCTCTTGCGTCCCAGGTCTGTCAGTGTTTTGAATGCGATCTGATCTGATGTAGGTTAGATTTCGACATCATGTTTTCCAAACCACTTTGTTTCAAAAGCCAATAGGATCCTATGCATTCTAGATATGTGGCTGGTTCCTGAACTTCTTGGGTTCTAGGTCTGCCAAGATTTAAAAACCCAAAGAGATCCTATGCGGTCTAGAGCATCCTAGTTTCCAATCTCATATATGACATCGTAGACCACATAGGACCAGTTTGAGGTTCAAGAATCACTCAAATGTCTAGAACTCAGGGATACTATTGtggtttttaaatgtgtgtgtgtgtgtgtgtgtatacatatacacatacacatgtagatatataatatacacacacacactagtacCGCATTAgttctagatatttgcctagttcttAAACCTCTTGAGTTCTAGGTATGACAATGTCTTAAAACCCAATCAGATCTGACATGGTCTAGTACCTGAAGGGTTCCAAGCACATGGAATCATGTACTGACTTGAGACACTTTCTAACAGGCCTGATGTTCACAAAGATTTCAGCTCCTTCTTTTGGAAATTCAGGACTCTTTAAGGGTGCT is a window from the Malaclemys terrapin pileata isolate rMalTer1 chromosome 21, rMalTer1.hap1, whole genome shotgun sequence genome containing:
- the LOC128826816 gene encoding probable G-protein coupled receptor 33, whose product is MRGTMEQDISALPPTTVANSSKTTEITKISHLASAVLLFITFLVGVVGNGMFLWVLGLKMRRTVTTLWFLHLVSCYLLFTLLIPFFAIYVLLGFHWVFGLAMCKLLNAFGSMGMFSSVFLLTLISLDRYTLTHHPIWSRNHRTMPRAWKLVVGVWLASFSLSAPYLAFRETRVVDRSRITCINNYNISGNWNGAETQNLGRQTHLAIFMVRFLLGFLLPFCTIVGCYVRVGLKMKEKKLSWAGKPFKVMMATMVSFFLGWLPYHLYHGLKLYEKEVPESVTDALLVIYTLTSCFNASFSPILYLFVGEKFWQVFRTSLITLAKEAFVDDLSAPESNGRQVSEVEKSKEEMV